tgaatccctcggcggttgaatccctcggcggttgaatccctcggcggttgaatccctcggcggttgaatccctcggcggttgaatccctcggcggttgaatccctcggcggttgaatccctcggcggttgtagcgtcctccctcgatgtccttggaattgatctacaatagatctgacctgaaacaaaaactactacttgtgttagtatcatattaaggaaaatttaataaaccctAACCAATCCATCTGTGACTCGACAAATGGAGAAATAATTTGTTCAGCTGATGTATCGAACAAGTTaagaaattctgaaatattcCTACACAGAATAAATGTTACTCGATGGGTAGACCTACCtaaagaaatgtacaaaattaacACCTGATAAGgaagtgaaaatattaataaattaaacaatgacagtcaaaatatattaaatacgctCAGTCCAAACGACAGAACAATTTCAcaaataaaatcaaaataaaaattcggattaattgatagacgatgcttgtgaacttagctgaccagtaaaaatattctacgaaatTAGGAATATCTTGCCAAGTCAGTTTCAACTAATACCACAAGTAATGAAATCGACAAAGCAATTTCGCAAACaaaatcgagataaaaattcagattaatcGACAAAGACAGATACCAGTTCAGGAAAGAATTGGAAACAGAAACAGTAAACGATCGAAGGAAATACCCCATAGAGAATCATTTTCTTTCAGAGTCCTATATGGTCAACGTAACGCAATAATTGCCGAAATAATAGAAGAACCAGTTAATAGAATATCTCATTGTATGTTGAAATGGTGGAAATATTCATAGTAACGAAACGAAAACCGATAAATTTAACAAACCCAATTTTTCATCAAACGTTAGTCAAAAATAAACGAGCAAGCTTCAAATCAGAAACATAAGAGAAAAAGAGGGGATATTTAAACAAGACTCACCACTGGTCAACAACTGATCAGTATCGGTCATCGTATGCTCACCACTGGTcagctggtcagcactggtcagcactggtcagtagtggtcatccctggtccccctggtccccctggtccctcctggtcgccactggtcagcctaggatgatcccgggatACCCACCGAGCCAGGAAGTCCGCCACCCTTGGACCCCCCCGCGAGAGTGAGGCATGTGAGTCTCCACACGAGCCTTTAATGTAGTGacggaggagtggggagagcacagcgCGTGTCAGCCATCTCAACCCGTCCGGTGGCCAAAtaatttcgcgaaaaattattatttacgcatactgatgggccctttcattattcatataccacatattgttaagaattacTTAAACTATAGcgttggaatgttaaacaatgctaaggtttatttataattgtttaattcgCATCATCGTCGAGTACGTACTCTATATGGAGTTTACATGCAGCGATTGGTAttcttgtaaaaaattattttaatatttgttaagaTTTCGTAACGCACGAATCAATGATTAATACCATTACCAACGCGACATGGCGTTTTACGGGCAAAAAGACAGATTTCTCTTGCATCGTGAACGTCACTTAGGGGCAATCTTTCTAGTTCCTCGAGGTACATGGACCTCCGCAAGATCGAGTTCAACCTATCGGAAGGTAGCATCCTCTCGAACGAAAGTGCATATCGCTTTCAGCATGTATTATGACTCGATGCATGACGCAGGCCACGATAACAATCGAACGTAGGAccacagaccaggtatacgagtatttgttgatggaggcttcattaaaaagttattaacaattaaattcaaaaatttcaaatcgttctggaaaaattattttcgattgcgggggtcaattaccatcatttttggtgaatacctccgaaatcctacccaatttcgagaaaaaaattcgagtaggtgctatcatttttcggcgaaattaaaaaatttcaaatcgttctaaaaaaattatttttggttctaggggtcaattacaatcatttttggtcattacacatacccccgaaatcctactcagtttcgaggaaaaaattccttaccgaaaatataatttctggccagaaatgtctgcccgaattttcatgcggatctttaaaacgtcataactcctgaacggattggacgattttgatgtttaaaaaagcaaactacacatattttgatggagaatatgtacaaatagcaaaaatattcgaaaagtaggtccttgaccccgcaaaatgagaaaaaccccagaaaaatggtccaattttcaaacagccataactcctacaatagtgaatatatttcaatgaaacttttttctgaagtagaggtcatgggtacctacaaaaaagtattggacaacttttttgtagggcgtcgaacaaaattattaaaaattaaaaacgaatttttaagaaaaatcgacagggggtaggtgcttaaatctttcgacgaaaaaaaaaatttttaattaattctaaaaaaattatttttggttccgggggtcaattacaagcatttttggtgaatacacatacttccgaaatcctacccactttcgagaaaaaattcaaattttcttgaaatttttaaataaccttaatcgattgattactccaatgaaattaatcgattaatgtccaattatggtccgtacagctttcatttcgttaaaatataataaaatttctgaaatttcattttttgtctCTCTTCCTCTTGtgatcatttctaaatctgttggtaacgttgcgagtgacacggaaatggtaatggggctctagagccccagagaatcgggccgaaaaaatacattaggtgataggtctactcgtatacctcgtctgtggtgtaaGTTCTACTCGTGTACCTTGTCTGTGGTAGTATTTAACATTaaacaaaaattgtatttttcattTCTGTAATTAAATCATAACAATATGTACATTCTTATCTTACTATCATGTGAGAACAAAATTACAATACcaagttttaattttatatatatatatatttaataaaatgatacagagtaatataaaaatattattttatcacAATCATTGTCTAAATACTAACTGAATTTAAAATCATACAGTTTCATCTATCTTATCCCAACAGCAAAGAACTGTTCCAATCAACACCATTGACATCCCAATATATGTatctgaaaattaaaataattcataTAATCTCTACATCACTATCATAATGagtataagaggataacaaataatattccaaCTTCTATGTATTTTCTCTTCACCCAAGATCCAACCCGTTATTGCAGTTATCACAAAGGTAAGAGAATTAGTGACTGGAACAGCCAATGATATATCCGTGCTACTCAGAGTtaaaaagtataagacagaaccACTTTGATTGATAATAAATGGTACAAGGTACtagacaaataaaaataattaaatgaaaatatattagaattatatatttaatatagtaTATAATGTATAGGATTCTAAATAAAACCTTTAATGTTGTGAGAAGGAATGCAAGTTCCTTAAAAAATTGACCAAATCTGGTAGAAGATTTGACATTTTCTAGACCTTGAGCTCCTTTTTTGATGAATGGGTTGGTTATACCCCATAAGATTGCCACAATAACAAGGTATGCAACAGAATCTATAAAAAGAAGTAAATGTATACGAAATTATGAAATTTGTCTTTTACTAtacgtaaaatatttttcataaagAAAACTTATGCTAAATATACGATATtaaatcgatttttaaaaagcaaataaaataattcttacCTACTGATACTGACATCCTTGTTCttattcaatattttaagatTATTATAGAGATACAAAAGAATGCATTTTTTGGGTtgcttaattttattttttaattttttaaataagataCGAAGTTAAACAAACATAACCTCTAATATTACGAAAATAGGTCGCATAATCACTGATGACTATGTCTCGTCAATAGCGGTACTAAGCTATTAACCATTTATTTCATTGTAACTATCTTTCGAATCATAAGTGCAACCTACTTTTTGTGGTATGTAATACAAATCTGATAGTGTTACCAGACCGGGCATTCGGTGCACCAGAAACTTAATAATCTTAT
The sequence above is a segment of the Colletes latitarsis isolate SP2378_abdomen chromosome 6, iyColLati1, whole genome shotgun sequence genome. Coding sequences within it:
- the LOC143342417 gene encoding transmembrane protein 234 homolog yields the protein MSVSVDSVAYLVIVAILWGITNPFIKKGAQGLENVKSSTRFGQFFKELAFLLTTLKYLVPFIINQSGSVLYFLTLSSTDISLAVPVTNSLTFVITAITGWILGEEKIHRNTYIGMSMVLIGTVLCCWDKIDETV